Proteins found in one Ctenopharyngodon idella isolate HZGC_01 chromosome 16, HZGC01, whole genome shotgun sequence genomic segment:
- the tpbgl gene encoding trophoblast glycoprotein-like isoform X1 yields MLRTVSVRVWMMPPAVPLTLVCAMLCVSTCVALCPPRCECSESQHTVRCASAGLFRIPAAIPSDTSSLIITGNTIPRLDHSAFNGLQNVTHLNLSNNGIMEVGSHAFSSLHMLRSLILNDNQLVLIHPEAFSVPGSPLQELILRSSLYNYTSLTDLITALRWGELTNLLRLDLSGNRLVLLPPGMFAPLPNLQHLHLNNNSLVAVYNSTFSGIDQLLELDLTRNAFRTINDEGLHELERLGRVHLLLGQNPYVCTCEAQEFANWLNSSKVRVGDADKLYCEFPAALRDVSLRVLSAQALGCYGKPYEEIIDLSLHTSYVFLGLVLGFVGMVFLLVVYLNRKGIKKWITDIHEACRDVLEGYHYRYEIDSDPRLGRVPNINQGRPRNDPHLGHIPSDARITQMPSDVTL; encoded by the exons ATGCTCCGGACTGTGAGTGTGAGAGTTTGGATGATGCCGCCGGCTGTGCCGCTGACGCTTGTCTGCGCGATGCTGTGCGTCTCCACATGCGTCGCGTTGTGTCCGCCGCGCTGCGAGTGCTCTGAAAGTCAACATACGGTGCGCTGCGCGTCTGCCGGGCTTTTCCGTATCCCAGCCGCGATCCCGAGCGACACGAGCAGCCTAATCATCACCGGAAACACGATTCCCAGACTCGATCACAGCGCGTTCAACGGACTGCAAAACGTCACCCACCTAAACCTAAGCAATAATGG CATTATGGAGGTTGGATCGCATGCATTCTCTTCTCTGCACATGCTGCGTTCTCTAATCCTGAACGACAACCAGCTGGTGCTCATCCATCCAGAGGCGTTCTCCGTGCCTGGAAGCCCCCTGCAGGAGCTCATCCTCCGCTCGTCTCTCTACAACTACACATCTCTGACTGACCTCATCACCGCCCTGCGCTGGGGCGAGCTCACAAATCTGCTGCGCCTCGACCTGTCGGGCAACCGCCTTGTCCTCTTACCCCCGGGGATGTTCGCTCCTCTGCCGAACCTGCAGCATCTCCATCTAAACAACAACTCTCTGGTGGCCGTCTACAACAGCACTTTCTCTGGTATTGATCAACTTTTGGAGCTGGACTTGACCAGAAATGCGTTTAGAACTATCAACGATGAGGGTCTTCACGAGTTGGAGCGACTCGGTCGGGTCCATCTGCTGTTGGGTCAGAATCCTTACGTGTGCACGTGTGAAGCGCAAGAGTTTGCGAACTGGCTAAATAGTTCAAAGGTCAGGGTGGGCGATGCGGACAAGCTGTATTGCGAGTTCCCCGCAGCGCTGCGTGACGTGTCTTTGCGCGTTCTCAGTGCACAGGCATTGGGGTGTTACGGTAAGCCGTACGAAGAGATTATCGACTTGTCCCTACATACTTCCTACGTGTTCCTTGGATTAGTGCTGGGATTCGTTGGCATGGTCTTTCTACTTGTCGTCTACCTCAACAGAAAGGGTATCAAGAAATGGATCACAGACATACATGAAGCATGCCGAGATGTGCTGGAGGGGTATCATTACCGTTATGAAATTGACTCTGACCCACGACTGGGGCGTGTTCCAAACATTAACCAGGGTCGGCCTCGAAATGACCCGCATTTGGGGCACATCCCTTCTGACGCCCGTATCACACAGATGCCGTCGGATGTGACTCTATAA
- the tpbgl gene encoding trophoblast glycoprotein-like isoform X2 yields MEVGSHAFSSLHMLRSLILNDNQLVLIHPEAFSVPGSPLQELILRSSLYNYTSLTDLITALRWGELTNLLRLDLSGNRLVLLPPGMFAPLPNLQHLHLNNNSLVAVYNSTFSGIDQLLELDLTRNAFRTINDEGLHELERLGRVHLLLGQNPYVCTCEAQEFANWLNSSKVRVGDADKLYCEFPAALRDVSLRVLSAQALGCYGKPYEEIIDLSLHTSYVFLGLVLGFVGMVFLLVVYLNRKGIKKWITDIHEACRDVLEGYHYRYEIDSDPRLGRVPNINQGRPRNDPHLGHIPSDARITQMPSDVTL; encoded by the coding sequence ATGGAGGTTGGATCGCATGCATTCTCTTCTCTGCACATGCTGCGTTCTCTAATCCTGAACGACAACCAGCTGGTGCTCATCCATCCAGAGGCGTTCTCCGTGCCTGGAAGCCCCCTGCAGGAGCTCATCCTCCGCTCGTCTCTCTACAACTACACATCTCTGACTGACCTCATCACCGCCCTGCGCTGGGGCGAGCTCACAAATCTGCTGCGCCTCGACCTGTCGGGCAACCGCCTTGTCCTCTTACCCCCGGGGATGTTCGCTCCTCTGCCGAACCTGCAGCATCTCCATCTAAACAACAACTCTCTGGTGGCCGTCTACAACAGCACTTTCTCTGGTATTGATCAACTTTTGGAGCTGGACTTGACCAGAAATGCGTTTAGAACTATCAACGATGAGGGTCTTCACGAGTTGGAGCGACTCGGTCGGGTCCATCTGCTGTTGGGTCAGAATCCTTACGTGTGCACGTGTGAAGCGCAAGAGTTTGCGAACTGGCTAAATAGTTCAAAGGTCAGGGTGGGCGATGCGGACAAGCTGTATTGCGAGTTCCCCGCAGCGCTGCGTGACGTGTCTTTGCGCGTTCTCAGTGCACAGGCATTGGGGTGTTACGGTAAGCCGTACGAAGAGATTATCGACTTGTCCCTACATACTTCCTACGTGTTCCTTGGATTAGTGCTGGGATTCGTTGGCATGGTCTTTCTACTTGTCGTCTACCTCAACAGAAAGGGTATCAAGAAATGGATCACAGACATACATGAAGCATGCCGAGATGTGCTGGAGGGGTATCATTACCGTTATGAAATTGACTCTGACCCACGACTGGGGCGTGTTCCAAACATTAACCAGGGTCGGCCTCGAAATGACCCGCATTTGGGGCACATCCCTTCTGACGCCCGTATCACACAGATGCCGTCGGATGTGACTCTATAA
- the kdf1a gene encoding keratinocyte differentiation factor 1 gives MPGHSTGTHHKTRPHSSSRSKADGYRQSRTYSKDSSTSQETYKENYSEQPRSIDSQFPRKTHPHYANGRGSETLGFIPGSADSPQGTQACGSCASLGWSGCKALLCCILTCGLYGSRKPCLPPNESSTDNSLKPEPETRKPNGLALSNPTCGVSLEPSKPRQLPSSGSFRYGDVYFAGKKVEYPVNSEAPPRRTRTAGKGDNQRPISNTSIYSREDLDLDDLDDGGTDIDSLITKKLLELYKMHQIEQLAKCTSDVSFSRKTNEISDLINSIAQDYNLEEQEAECRLVHGVIRISTRNKSSKGYKSKDYKSHDAMQHTNGRRDGTLPDSGNETMTFTFSDGDPEVLVSELTPSDELARKMRGHSGKNYYSSSATDSSGAPLLR, from the exons ATGCCTGGCCACAGCACAGGAACACATCACAAGACGCGTCCTCATAGCTCAAGCCGTTCTAAGGCTGATGGCTACAGGCAAAGCCGCACATACTCCAAGGACAGCAGCACGAGCCAGGAGACCTACAAGGAGAACTACAGCGAGCAACCTCGTAGCATAGACTCGCAGTTCCCCCGTAAAACCCATCCTCACTACGCCAATGGACGAGGCTCGGAAACCCTGGGCTTTATACCAGGATCTGCAGATTCTCCTCAGGGTACTCAAGCCTGTGGCTCATGTGCTTCCCTCGGCTGGAGTGGTTGCAAAGCTCTGCTGTGCTGCATTCTCACCTGTGGGCTTTATGGGTCGCGGAAACCTTGCTTGCCACCCAATGAGAGCTCCACTGACAACTCTTTAAAACCTGAGCCAGAAACCAGGAAGCCAAATGGATTGGCACTGTCCAACCCTACATGTGGTGTAAGCCTTGAACCCAGCAAGCCGAGGCAGCTACCGAGCTCTGGCAGCTTCAGGTATGGCGACGTCTACTTTGCTGGCAAGAAGGTGGAGTACCCTGTCAACTCAGAGGCACCTCCACGACGGACCAGGACAGCAGGGAAGGGTGACAACCAGCGGCCTATCAGTAATACAAGTATCTACTCTAGGGAGGATTTGGATCTAGATGACCTGGATGATGGCGGCACAGATATCGACTCGCTAATCACTAAAAAGCTTCTAGAACTTTATAAAATGCACCAGATTGAGCAGCTGGCAAAATGCACGTCTGATGTGTCCTTCTCACGTAAAACCAATGAGATCAGCGATCTGATCAACAGCATTGCTCAGGACTACAACTTGGAGGAGCAGGAAGCAGAGTGTCGGCTGGTGCACGGCGTCATACGCATCAGCACCCGCAACAAGTCCTCAAAAGGTTACAAAAGCAAAGACTATAAATCGCATGATGCAATGCAGCATACTAACGGGAGGAGGGATGGAACGCTGCCCGACAGTGGGAATGAGACCATGACCTTTACCTTTAGTGATG GGGATCCCGAGGTGCTAGTGTCAGAATTGACACCGTCAGATGAGCTTGCCCGAAAGATGAGAGGCCACAGTGGGAAAA ATTACTACTCAAGCTCGGCCACAGATTCATCAGGGGCTCCGCTATTGCGCTAA